The genome window GTTGGAAAGGGTATTCATTCTCCATTAAATTGTTTTTGCACTTTTCTCAAAAATCAATTGCTATTTATATGGGTCTGTTTTTGGTCTcagtattctgttccattgatctgtgtgtctttcccttcaccaataccacactgccttgaCAATTGTAGCTTTAATCAAGTCTTAAAATTGGGTAGCGTGATACCTTCAACTTATTTCTTCAGAATTGTTTTGACTgtgttttctttgcctttctgtGTGAAGTTTAGAATCAGCTAGTCTGTATAACAAAAAGTCCTGTTGGAGTTTCCACTGGAATAGCatgtcttctgatccatgaacatggggcATCTTCATTTAGCACCTCTTCGATATAGATCATCAGCATTTATGGTTTTCAGCTTATAGAACCTGTACATCtgttgttagatttattcctaagtgttcaTTTTCTGGAGCTGttgtaaatgattttttatttggTGTTGGTACTTTTCAGTCCTTCTatgtccttgctgattttctagtAGTTCTATACATTACTGAGTGGAGTGTTTAAGTCTCCAACTGTAATTGAAGGTTTGTTCATTTCTCCTTTCACTGCTGTTTTTACTTCTTGTATTTTTAAGCTCTGATGttaggtgcatacatatttaagaTTGTCATGTCTTGGTGaattgattcttttatcattttttaatatccCTCTTTATTCCTGGTAATTTTGATACAATTTCACGAGTCCATTTAATCTATATTGGGAAGTAAtgtgcagagaggttaagagcATAGCCTCCGAGTCAGAATTGCCTGGACTTGAATCACACATCCAAGTACAGGTGTATGACCTTGGGCTCATCACTTACCTGTTCCTTGGTTCTGGTTCATTTGTAAATTGGGATAATCTCATTCAATTTATAGGATTAAGGATTACATGAGATGATTCATCTGAAACATCTGACTATAGTACCTGACAGTAAAAACTATCATTGTTAACCACAAATGTTAGATCAGAAATGTCTAGTTTTTAGAAAGTATGTCACATAATTAGAAATACATAGAAGGTTCAGgtccctttttaaaaacagcacttCTGAAAAGAGGGATTATTAAATATATCTAACCTGAGTCAAATACCaaaggaaccttttttttttttgtggtgcacaggctctggacgcgcaggctcagtggccatggcttacaggcctagccgctctgcggcatgtgggatcttcccggactggagcacgaacccgtgtcccctgcattggcaggcggactctcaaccactgcgccaccggggaagcccaggaaccttcttttataaaagtttttctttcacCAGTAATTCCATATACTGTCTACTTTGTATCTTGTTAGTTTAAACATGAACAGTTCAAAGTCATCTATTGTTTCAgttccaataataataattaacaagtGATCTTAGCAGATTAACTACGACCTGCTGGAATACTGTTTAATTAGATAATAGGGTTGCACAGAACTTCAGGTGGGCTGAATCTGAGGGTGAATTTGTATTATGGATAGCCATAGTAGTGATGAATCTAAATAATAAAAGCGACCAATAGTGTATAAACACTTACTTTTTAATGCATATTAAGCATATTTAATTGTCATCATCTTGTGTCTATCTTTAAAAAACCATTAGAAAGGAAAGTGTCAATTAGGTAATAGCCATACTCATACGAAATTTTGTTTCTCCTACCATGCATTTACTTTAGTGCTAAATTTAGTGAGTGAAGACAGCTTTTTATTGTGGTTCTATTATCACAGTGCCAAAATAGTTAATTAAATTAgaagagaaacaaatagaaaaccacCCAGCAAAGGAATGCATTTCAGTAACTTTATTGAAAGGTATATCCCTTAGTACCAAAACATAATGGTAGTTGGTTAGGTTACCTCTGCCAACTCAAAATTAACACTGatgtattcaaaatattgaaatttatcagtcttttgggaaaactggaaagttaTCCATAAAACATGGTTTACAAAAGTATAAGATACACTGTGGTTCTTTGGTTTATTTTCCAATGCATATCTCCCCATAACATGATGTCAAACTTGGGTATAGCCATCCTGGATGGATTCAGGCTACACATTACATTAACTGACACTTTAACACAGTAGATCTCCTTAGGTTCACTGAAATCCTGAACACTACCTCAGCAACCTTATAATTATGAAGATGCCTACTTACCTTTCTTAATACTTTCCTTTGGCACAGTAGGGGCAATTAATGAAAGTATATTCTCTCCCTTTTAAGCAAAACTCTAAATTAGAAGCAATGGCAGTTTCATAAAAACAGTGCTTAGTAAAAACTTCTGGAGTGTTAAAGTTTTCAGAGTGACGTTAATTTGAGTTACTACTACAGTAAAAACTAATTTTCTTGATGGGACTAGACTGAGGCAGTAAATTTTGtgtaaaactttttaaatcatGGATATGAACATCACctgttttctagaaaaatattaaagataactTAATATGCTGAAATTAATAGGTCTGTAGTTTTGCTTTATATAAAATGCCCTCAAATTTAAATGTGACTCCCATGTAGCAATAAAGTCCACATCTCTGGATTACATATTACTTGCATTATGGGTGccaagaaaccattttcactgCCTAGAATACTGACCCTTATTATGCCTTAAAAGTGCATTTGTGAAGTGGTGGTTTTGATGTAAACCtcatatttaaagtttaaatttaaattaagtagGTTACCGTTTTTAACACCACCTAAATACAATATATTGACCCAATACAGAAAGTTGGATCAGTGTTAGAAATGAAGATTCACAGTTTACCTTCCCAGGCTTGTCATTAGCATTTCACATTTATGCTGTTAGCTTTGATTTGtatgcttcacaggtgaattcaaaTGTGAGTAATTCCACTATAGGGTAATGTTAATTAGGCAGTTTTCCCAAATCTGAGAACACCAATGTTAATCTACTTGTGATATTTTGAGGCTTCACAGCTTAAATCCGTTATAACATTATGGAATCCACAGCTCAGGATTGTGGAGAAAGGCTTCAGAAGAGTTATTTGTTGGCTGTAAGAATcctaataaacaaaaaaatcaagttatCAGAAGTCTGCCAATcctaataaacaaaaaaatcaagttatCAGAAATCTACCACAAATATTACTACCTGTGAAAATATCTAAGACTAACAATCACGTCTTATGTAGATGTGTTCTATGTTAATATTTAGTTTtgagtaggaagaaagaaatcacCAGCATGAATTAAACTTAGATGGCAAGAatgtatatcatatatttgtGAGGAGGCTTACATTTTTTATGCATGTAAGTACTTTCCAGTGTTCAACTACTATAGCAATGATACACATACAGTTGAGATGTATAATGATACACTATACAGTTGAGACATCCTGGCAGTTTCTAGACACTCAATGTAGAGACCACCTGCCGCAACTTACTTTTTAAGTACAATACCCAAGTTCATACTGATTTTGCTAATAAGCTAACAGTCTCAAATTAGTTCAATGTATGGTTCAAACTTTTGGTCCTGCTCCCTCACTCAGGCTCGTGTAACTTTAAATGAGCCAAAGCCTAAGTCTACATACAGCAAAATGATgtgaaattgaaaaaagaaaatactgttttaGTGCTACTTTTAAAGTTCAGGTTATTAACGATGCTGCTTTTTAAGctgaaaatttaatgaaatggCTAACATGTATATGAAAGGTTAAGAGAATTCCTTACTCTTAGGGTGTTGTACCTTGAATGTAGTAAATGTCCTCAAATACAAGCTGACTAGATCAGAGAAGTCATTTTCCCCTCTGCTAgtccaactccattttttttaaaataatgcagatTTAAATTCTTGAATTGCAGAAGAAAATTATAGCATTAGAAAAGTCTCTCTACATGGAGGAAAACTATGAACCAAATTTACCAATTAAGGGACCATTTCAGGAATTGTTGGGAGGTGGGTTATTTTGTAGTAACTATGCTTCAGTTGCCGTGCAGTACGCCCAGAAACAATCCATTTCAACTTCTGAACATTTGGTTTGGAACACTTGTTTGATGAATATTCAGTTAAACACTTGGATACGAGCTCTTGCCAGAAAGTCAAATCTCTGCCATTGATctgtgaataaattaaaaaaatatattctttaaaataaaagtcctACAGTATTTAATTATAGTAATAATTGCAATCTTATTAACACGTGTGTTTCCTCGTCAAAAAAATTTGAGGATAAGCTACTTAAGTGTCAAATAAACACAGGACATCTCATTTTACTTTAGGAACAAGTGGTTTAGTTGCTTTTACAGCTGTCAACAGGATTTAGGCTATGACCTTGACATACCTTGGAATGTTTCTGAAGACATTCTACTCCTTCTGTTAACTCTACACACCTCTGTGCCTGGATCTCCAAGGCAATGATAGACAATGCCAACACAGATGGCTAAAagagataaattttaaagtaaatgttgaATATAAAAGTAGGTATATAAATAGGtttaatctttataaaatatttacctttgCTTTAGAAAATATGATCCTGCAGTAGCATGCCTTAAGTTGAGCTTCTAGTCTTTCAAAATTAAGGCTATtcctcctttaaaaagaaaatgaaattaattttatatagataattttacatcaagtcaaaagaaatttttagaaaaataagtcaATTTTAAAGTGAACTTTATGCACACTTATCATAGAAAGTGAATTATTCGAAGAATTTCCCTTCCTTCAGAAACATTAACTTCTTAAGGATACCATATATGAATTTTAACTGATTTGGGCCAAAAAAAAGTATCATGCTACAACTCCcaaggtttcttttcattttaataaatctatttttgaaTCTGAAGTTCCTTTTTCCATACATCTGTGTTAGATGCTTACCTACTAGGTTCTATAACTTAACTTGTCTATAAATGGAAaacgtaatttaaaaaaaagttgaaatgtcCATCTTTAGAATTCACAGACTTCAAGAAGCTACTTTTGACTAAAAGTCTTCTCACTTCTGCTGGAGGGTGAAGTGAAACTCAAGGAGCTTAGCTGTCACTTTACTTATTTTGACTGGAATTCTCCCaggatattgattttatttaacaTCCGGACAACATCATTCTGATTTCCAAATCTgctttgttaaaaacaaacatcacATACCTTTCATATGGCAAGTTCTCTTGAAGGAGTGCATAATAGAGTTGTAGAAACTGAAAGGCAGTAGTAGCTTTGACTTTCCAACACACCTTCTCCAACACAATCTTTTCCATTCTCATCAAGTCTGAAACTGTGAACCTATACTGGCTTATTCGGATCAAGTCAGTTGCCAATGGGACATTCCTTTCCTCTTCTATTGATTTTACAGCCAAATAGAAGCAGCTCAGTCCAACACACCCAAGGTGCTTGGGTTGTACCTAAAAAGACAGTAAGTCCATGTCTTTaccttatttcagttaaaaaaacataaaggatAATCTAGAACTCAACCTATCACTTCGAAAATGTATCTTTGAGGTATATTTCTCAGCTGTGAAGG of Delphinus delphis chromosome 3, mDelDel1.2, whole genome shotgun sequence contains these proteins:
- the CCNG1 gene encoding LOW QUALITY PROTEIN: cyclin-G1 (The sequence of the model RefSeq protein was modified relative to this genomic sequence to represent the inferred CDS: deleted 1 base in 1 codon), with translation MIEVLTTDSQKLLHQLNALLEQELRCQPKVCGLRLIESAHDNGLRMTARLRDFEVKDLLSLTQFFGFDTETFSLAVNLLDRFLSKMKVQPKHLGCVGLSCFYLAVKSIEEERNVPLATDLIRISQYRFTVSDLMRMEKIVLEKVCWKVKATTAFQFLQLYYALLQENLPYERRNSLNFERLEAQLKACYCRIIFSKAKPSVLALSIIALEIQAQRCVELTEGVECLQKHSKINGRDLTFWQELVSKCLTEYSSNKCSKPNVQKLKWIVSGRTALKWSLNWILTANKNSSEAFLHNPELWIP